The genome window tctatctcttagcTTGCTGGACTACCAGGCCTCCAGTCCCGATGAGAAGGCCCTGGTGGAAGCCTGCGCCAACTTGGGACTCGTCTACACGGGCGACGATGACGAGGTGCTGCGGGTGAGAATTGTGCCGCCCCATTTGGACTATAAGCGTCCGATAAATAGCAGTAAACCCAAAGAGGATGCCTTCCATCGTCTGCATGTGCTGGAGTTCACCTCGGATCGGAAACGCATGAGTGTGATTGTTCGAGATGAGGGGGGCAAGAAGTGGATCTACACAAAGGGTGCCGAGAGCTATGTGTTCCCACTGTGCGCAAATAGCTCGGCCGATATGGTTTCCAAAACGGACAATCACATCAGTGACTTTGCCCGCTTGGGTCTTCGCACCTTGGCCATAGCTAGAAGAGAGATCTCGGAGGTAGAGTATCTGGAGTTCGTCAACTCTCTGGCTCAGGCCAATAGTTCGCTGGAGAATCGTAAGCAGCTAAGCGAGGAATGCTATTCAAGGATTGAAAGTGGTAAGTAAACACCTCAAATATTAGCACATAATCCCCGAGAGATTTAAATTGCGATTTCTTGACAGATCTCGACCTACTGGGCGCTACAGCTGTGGAGGATGCTCTACAGGACGATGTGGCCGATACTCTGGTATCTCTGCAGGCAGCTGGCATCAAGATTTGGGTGCTGACCGGCGATAAGGTGGAGACCGCATTGAATATCGCGCTATCCTGTGGCCACATTCCACCCGATGCCAAGAAGTATATAATACTTGAGTGCAAGAGCCGGGATGATCTGCTCGTTCATCTGAATGTCCTGGAGCGTGAGATTGTCTTTGGCATTGGCCAGGAGTGTGCCCTGCTCATCGACGGCAAGAGTCTTGCGGTTGCCCTTGCCGATGCACCCACCGAATTCCGAGATGTGGCTGTCAAGTGTACGGCGGTACTTTGCTGTCGTCTCAGTCCGTTGCAGAAGAGCGAGGTGGTTGCCCTGATCAAATCATCCAATGAGAACTACAACACCGCCTCCATCGGAGATGGTGCCAACGATGTGTCCATGATCCAGGAGGCTCACGTTGGCATCGGCATCATGGGACGTGAGGGTAGACAGGCGGCACGTTGTGCTGACTTTGCCTTTGCCAAGTTCTGCATGCTCAAGAGATTACTCCTTGTGCATGGCCATTATCACAGTGTTCGTCTATCGTTTTTGGTGCTCTACTTTTTCTACAAGAACATCTTGTTCATGGGCATCATGTTCCTCTTTCAATTCCACACGCTTTTCTCCTCATCCTCTGTCTACGATTCTCTGTTCTTGACCCTCTACAATGTGATCTACACATCGCTGCCCATTCTCTTCATATCGCTCACCGAGAAGCCGTACACCGAGGAAAAGTTGATGAAGTAAGTATCCTACCCTAAGCTATTATATTATGTCCTTAAATGTAGTTAGAGTTATAATTCTatcgaattaaaaaacaaattgctttGGATTCTTTCCATTAAGGTTGATTTACCAGTCCATCTTTTAAACTAAGGAATTCCTGCTCCTCTCTGATTctctaattaatattttaaaaaattcccaACAATCGACTGAAATATAGAAAACTTAAAAGATTATATCTGTTTACATTTCATTccatcaaaattatttaagcgattcattttttttcaacttttctactttttattcttaaaatttcttcACGATCGCttggttaaattttctttcatgTTCCTGGTTTACACTTTTCTTCTTAACTGAAGCAATTCCTACTTCACTTTGACTTTAGTCTTTGTGTACTACAAATTTCCTAAGGATCGTTTGAGAAACAAAAGTGTTTTATTAGAATCTCTGGTTAGATTATCTTTTTATCAAAGTAGAGTTACCAGCTGCTCTTAaagttaatcaattctctctTAACTGATTCTACTCTCATTTTCCTACTACTTTAGTGACTTTAGTCttgtttttttagaatttttggttagattttctttttatcaaaGTAGAGTTACCAGATGCTCTTAaagttaatcaattctctctTAACTGATCCTACTGAAATTTTCCTATTACTTTAGTTACTacaaattttctaataatcGCTTGAgaaataaaagtgttttattAGAATCTCTGGttagattttctttttatcaaaGTAGAGTAACCAGCtgctctttaaattaataaatcccCTCTTAATTCtactgtcaaattttttattaggaATCCAAAGCTCTATAAAAAGAACACGGACAACAAGCAACTACATTGGCCCTATTTCCTGATGTGGACCATATTTGCGGTGTATCATTCAGTGATAATCTTTTACTTCGCATACTGCATGTTCTCCTTCAACAATGTAATCCTGAATGGAGGACAAACGGCGGCATTCTCCTGCTTTGGCACTCTGCTTATTTGGGCTGTGGTGATCATAGTGAACCTAAAGCTCTGGCTGGAGTCGATGTATCTATCATATTGGTATATTGCCACCTTGGTGTTATCGATACTTGCATTTATGGCTACGACCGTCATCTATAATGTCATCAATCTGTaagttttcgttttatttcgaaattgtttcacttattttttttaccaattttgTATGATTTCTGCAGGGATTACGATACGGATATTTACTGGGCCTATAACAATCTATTGGCCTCCCTACCTGTCTGGCTGTACGTCTTATTGACAGTCATTGCCTGCCTCTTACCCGATTTCACACTGCGTATGCTGAAGAGAGCTCTCAATATCAAGACATTCAGCATTTTCCCAGGAAAACAACGAAAACTTGAGATGCGCAGAAAGTTCGAGTCGACCTACTTATAATACTTAGTCTAAGTCCATCATTTTTATacggtttatttatttatttttgtcttacatttatgtacatacacaaccattttttttttgttttttttttaagaaaaaactattgtttgttaaaaaatgtattgtgtttttttctcGTTTTCGAAATTTTGGGCGAAGTTAACAACACGTATTTGTAATGGAGTCATCAATCGATAACTGAGAGTGTTCCAACTGATAAAGTTAGTAGCTTGGCACCCTCCGAATAGTATCAGAAACCCCATTACTGTAAACAGGGGCGTATTGTAATACAGAGACAAGTGCatatttgtcatttatttgtttatatgtattgCTTATCTGCGTACTTAAGATAAGAATTCCCTGCAATTTGTTGGCATTGCTAATTAGTTGGTACCAGCTAGTCAACCCTACCTCATTTCAGTTAGGTTTAAGtcaaaagagagaaagagagaccaCATctcaccttttttttatttccttagCAGTCGCCTAATAATTATTCCTGTATGCTGGGatgagatatatttttttataaattaatatagaaaaatattttttttttaatcttaagaTTGTGAGCCAAAATCAGTCCCCAACGGTGTCAAAGATTCGGTATCGGGGCTCTAAGTTTTTAACTTGAGTCATTATCATTTTATCCGCAACTTCTCTTCAAtctctaaaatcaaaaaattttatttttaactttttctgtGTAGAGTTTCTTAACAAACTCTTAGATTTTTTCTGAGTTCAGCTGGATTTGGACggcaattttttaactaaaatgaTTTTACGAGTTGGACTGGTAAAATCTACAATTCTTTGCACTGTTTATTACACCCGATTTCTAaaatgtacagggtatttatcCACCGCATTGACCTATTCCCATTTcgatttccattttcatttcgtatGTTATCTGTTTGACTGCCGTGTATTGTTGTGATACTTCTTACTGTTGCAAtaccaaaatatttgattgcaCAGTTATTTCATTGATAATGatatctcacacacacacacacacacacacacacacgcacattgaGAGAtagtgcatgtgtgtgtgtattgtgaaCCTGTAAGTTTTATAGTTGAAACGAGACAAAGACAAATTGCTCGCCTGATCCCAGAACATTATTAATAAGTTGTTGGGCAGAAAGCAAGCTGGTTGATTTTAGTGGCTCCTACCCAGTATATaggtatatacatatatataaatatttattatagatgtgtgtgtgtaacctTCAGTTGaggcagttttaatttttcaggGACGACTCATATATCCCATACACAAGTGTAAAACCTTATCTATATCTACAGGCAGTcaagtaactgttttgacaaaatactaaaatcacataactagtttttattttttttataatagtaGTTAAAatctatacatttaaatatttattttttaagcttgtCCTAAAGAACTAAAGAACTAAGAAAAGCtgaagaaaatttaaacaaaaacgtgaaaactaaatttttggaAGTTTGGGTTTTTAATATCCaaaaaattacttgactaactgtatatctgcaaaataaaagagtatgtgctgagtgtatgtgtgtgtgtgtgtgtatgactATATCAAAAGAAATTCttaatcatatttttcgatattttttgtttttttatttagtatgtTTAGAGGCGGTTAACGTAACTACAAATTGGTAAATTATTTGGCGTGGAATGTGGTGCAGTGCGGTCGGTGGTTCTGTGTGTGGTGTTAGTGGTATTTAACCCATTCATGATGTCACTCAACAATAAGTCACTGACAGACGATagatcaacatcatcatccaaATCGACGACAATTATCAAATATGAGAAATCATCGTGTCTCTTTTGCAATGAGTGGTTCGATGCCCAAACTTTTACGGTGGGTCAATTCCCATTCATGATTGTCAATCAAGGGTGATAGCTAATGTTACTCCCACACTCTATCTATCTTTAGGAGCACCTGATCCATTGCGGACAGGTGTTGGAAGAGTGTCCAAATAGTTGTAATGTGTTTATACCGCGCATCCGAATGAGATCACATCTCAAGGAGTGTCCAAGGAACAAGCTGAACCTTCAGCAGAGGATGAGCGCCAGCATGGAACGCTTGGACCAGCATGCGGATCATCGTGTCCAGGTGCTGGAACAGGATATATCAACCATAAGATCGGTACTCAATGAGGAGATACGACAACGATTGCATCTCATCACCGACGTGGGCAACATACGGAAGCATAACCAGGTGGTGGAGGATTGGACACGGGACACCGATGAGAGCATCAATGAGCTGCGCCGCCAGCTAGAGGAGGAGGGTGCTCAACGGGTATTTGCCACGGAACAAAATCAAGTGGACACCCAATACTGTTGCAATATAACTCAGGTAAGTTGAGGAGGAAATACTACAGAGATCATCTCTATATTTGAtcctgtatatatattttagtccCTGAAGGATCAGGTGGAACTCAAGCTGGACGATATGCAACAACACATTAATCAACTCTCTGCCGATGTGAGTTACCATCAGAATCAATTGAATGATAATATCATCAAATTGGAGGAACTTGTCTTTGAAAATGAACGATTGAATCGGTAAGTCATACGCATACcccataaaaatgtatttattaattctgcatcaaaattggacagttaaattttttttatcattgtcctttttttatacttttcttcTTGAcgctttttcgaaaacttcaaactttcatcaCTTTGTTAAACCCAGACCGATTTCCTTACGGAATgtgaatttaattgtattagatatttttaagtatcttccaaaaaaaaacctctatacgaggtaaaagtctaaaaACGAAAGTCattccatgccccaaaatttctgatataaaaTTATGTGACGAactatatttaagttaatttattaatttaatacaaaaataaataaattttacctgagtactttagaacgATATATAGcgcatatctgtagcttttatgACTTGAAAACTGTTCaggtttaaattttagcgggCTTTAGagttttcccgctaagctagcggttttttcaaaaaggcgttaaacacaaatttctagattttcaaaagaGGAATAAGTCCCCATCATAGAATCTAAGCTTTTGTACAGTTTTGATGCAaataaacagacaaacaagcTTTTCAtctcatatttaaaaattccacTTGAACTAGATGTCGGATTCGGGTGATCGAgatatcaatcgacgcgtatttttgataagaatacAAATATGGAACAAAATGCCCCAACGGTCTCATTAGCTtcaattaataacatttttcccCTCCGACTTACACCCCCTTGTCTCATGATAGGTCAGTTAGCAaatgttttagtatgccatgttgttagttaggactaaacctttcgatcggtatataactcgatctgatcggacagtcgtagcaaattttccatattagctgcatatattgctagtcgcctttcgcacccttcgtgctgctttcgtcactagcgcgagtAGAGTCTACTCTATTGTGTATAAGTAGAAAAAGAGTAACGCATATTGCAGCTTTTGACATCTTCAAACATTTTTACGATCACTTGTGATCACATTTTATACTATACCCTACATATTTTTAGCGATAAGTTTGTACAAATCGAGCAGTTCCTGCAAGAGATCAATGATGATATCAAAACGAAATTGGGCACAAGCAGCGATTTTGCGACCTCAAAACAGGCAACACTAGACTACGAGGTTAAGAACGTGAAAAGCATTGTCTGCGAAACGGTGGAAAGGATCGACAAAATGAATGTTATTGTACAAGATCTGGATAAGTCTCTGCATCAAACCATGCAGAATATATCCGATATTGAGAATCAGCTGGCAATGCAACAAAGGATCGCAAGTGTGCAAAATATTCGAGGTGATCTATACGAAAGATACAGAAGGAAAAGAGTTTTGGAATAATTatgctttatatttttgtgtttttttaggTCATTTAATTTGGCGCATCAAGGACTATTCAAAGAAGCTGGAGGAGGCCAAGCAATACGATACCATACTTCATAGCGCCATGTTCTCCAATAAGGCATTCGGATATGCCTTGAGGGTAAGATCTGATAGTTCTATAGAATGGAATAATACATGATTTCTAATGTGTTGTTGAAATACCACAGCTggacatatatttaaatggtaAGGGCACGTGGAAGGGTCGCAATTTGATTGCCTGCCTGAATGTTCTATCTGGCGAATACGATCCACTTCTGAATTGGCCCTGTCGCCTTCAGGCCGAGATTATTATAAGGGATCAGTGCAGCATACCGCTCGAATCCCAGGACTACGTAAAAACCATCTATGTGCGAAAGAAGAGTGACGATTACATACAGAGCAATCAGTATTTCCATATACCCCACAAAGTTATAACCAGTCGCAATTATCTGCGGAACGATTCCCTATTTGTTGAggttaaagtaataaaataagtgaTAGTTAACTACATTGGTTAGAGTGAGACAAGCATATGCATGCTTTGCCGATTTTAATAACTATAATTTAAAGTCGCCTTTTCTTCCGATAATTAACATACTTGATTTTGTTCGTTCAGCTTAAAGTTGGCTTAAAGAATTTAACAGACAATTTAACTACATGTTACATGGCAGTGTAACCACCTGGCCATAAATTTTCCAAAGTAAATGCAATCCAACAgattattaactttattatattcatGCTAACGTTAACCTTCTTTTTAGTTAGATCGATATAAATTTTATCCTCTTACAGACAATTTAACTACAAGTTGAATGTAAATAGTATTgctaaattttactaaaatccAGACCAAATAATACGAAATGAGTTGCCATTTAAAGGCGTTGTTggaacatttattaaaatacatatagttAAAATACGAGCAGTGTATAAACTTGGTCGATCATTCGTTGTTTCTAATCGCGACCATTAACCAATCCATTACAATTGACATCCATAAACATTGAGATTCACATTCTAATTAAAAGCGCAATTTGAACGGGCATTAATAGTAATACAAGCAtagtaaaaagtttaaaacattcaaatagcgtacatcatatatatattatgtaatttaattcataaattgtttcgtctttaatataaatgcatttgcataacCTTTAGAGATTCGTCGAGGCACAAGagtagtttttgtttataaagttAGTTAATATTGTGCACTGGGatgttttattaatacaaTTCGAAATAGAATTGTATTCCTTATTAAGaatagtataataataataaaaatagttacttCATAGTCAACATacatcataaaaatatacaaaaatacataagatatttcaaaatacataagaaataatttacgCAATTTGCATCAATCAATTATTtctcttcgttttttttttttttttttttggctttccatttttatattgtttttccTCATGGGGCTGTCAAATTAAGATGAGCGTTGTTCTCCAACCAATGCGTACAGAGCGTGTTTGTAATGTCCGGAAGTATCGCCCTGTAAtaagtcaaaaatatataaatattaatatccgCAATTACACTTACATATGTGTGTTCTATTTATAtacatgttatttttattcaagttaaatataagatatatttaaCTGAGTTATTGCAGCAATcaatttgataatttatttatttacttattgtcAGCTATGTATAAGCAGTCGACacacttaaattaaactatgtagataaaaattgttaaaataaaaacaaaatgttgaattgataataaatgtatagtaagaaaaaattatgaatgtacaattatcaaatataaatagtatttgagttttaaatttgtaaaaatattggaCTATAGAATTTATAAGTAAAGAATTCAGCTAAAAGTCGGAATTGTGATCGAGGTGacaaagtataaataaattttttgatgttTCCTACAGCAGTTATATGttcatatattattaacatttattcatcatatttttactttatgaCATGATCATttttaacacaattttaaattcctGTGCATGGATACAATATGTTGAGTTCTTTAattgattctaaaaaaatgtttagagCTTTACAGATATTTCAACATATTGATCGATGCAATTGTTAATACAGATAAGTATATAGAGTAAAGTCAAAGCTTATCATTTAGTAATAGTTCTTACCTTGATCCAGCTCTTTAGCGATTTGCCATACAAACGCTCAAAAGCGGTCTTAATGTCTGCCAAATCaatctgaaaaaatatatataaaatggttATAACAATAGATAGGTAATTTAGATGATAGGAAAAATACCTCACAACGTGTAATTATGACACGAATCAACTGTTTGTCGTTGGTGCCAATGCCGGCCATGGATTTGTGCAAGCGCGATGCAAAGTATTCGGATTTGTTTGTGACGCACTTGTAGATGGCAATAAGACCCTCCATAATATCGCCAGAGAACTCCTTTTTGATCGCCTTCTCCAGGGAATGGCCAGTCATGTTCTCGTACTCTTGGAATATCTGTAAAATGAATAAGTTATACTCGTATCAAATACTGCAGTTGATTGGAAAGAGTTGATGCTGACTTACAAGTTTCAGCTGCTGATAGTTCCTTTGGCACAGGATCATATTGAACATGCTCTCGTCGGTGCCGACACGCAGTTCACCTGCCTTGAGCAGCTCCCTGGCATCATCTTTGGCCATGTTGACGTCAACTCGTCCACTTTCATCCCGCGCCGCCGTGCATAATGATGTGAGCAGGCGTTTAAAGTTGCCCGATGTTTCCGACTTAAGCTCCGATTCCAAATGTGCGCCgtatactttaaataaatataccgtcacataaatataaagatattgtagttattttgaattattctTACAGCGCAAATATTGGTGTTTAATTGTATGAATTTCCATGTTGGAGAGCGTGCAAAGTATTTCGATGAGGACCTCCTCATCGGTGCCCAAGCCAGCCATTGCATCATTCAATTCGGCGCAATAATAATCGACAATTGGACGTAGGAGTCCAACCAGCAATTTCTCAAAATTGCCGCTCGTCTCCGATTTGATGTCTTCAATCAGATCCTTGCC of Drosophila innubila isolate TH190305 chromosome X, UK_Dinn_1.0, whole genome shotgun sequence contains these proteins:
- the LOC117781537 gene encoding TNF receptor-associated factor 3 isoform X2; protein product: MMSLNNKSLTDDRSTSSSKSTTIIKYEKSSCLFCNEWFDAQTFTEHLIHCGQVLEECPNSCNVFIPRIRMRSHLKECPRNKLNLQQRMSASMERLDQHADHRVQVLEQDISTIRSVLNEEIRQRLHLITDVGNIRKHNQVVEDWTRDTDESINELRRQLEEEGAQRVFATEQNQVDTQYCCNITQDQVELKLDDMQQHINQLSADVSYHQNQLNDNIIKLEELVFENERLNRDKFVQIEQFLQEINDDIKTKLGTSSDFATSKQATLDYEVKNVKSIVCETVERIDKMNVIVQDLDKSLHQTMQNISDIENQLAMQQRIASVQNIRGHLIWRIKDYSKKLEEAKQYDTILHSAMFSNKAFGYALRLDIYLNGKGTWKGRNLIACLNVLSGEYDPLLNWPCRLQAEIIIRDQCSIPLESQDYVKTIYVRKKSDDYIQSNQYFHIPHKVITSRNYLRNDSLFVEVKVIK
- the LOC117781537 gene encoding TNF receptor-associated factor 3 isoform X1 — encoded protein: MMSLNNKSLTDDRSTSSSKSTTIIKYEKSSCLFCNEWFDAQTFTEHLIHCGQVLEECPNSCNVFIPRIRMRSHLKECPRNKLNLQQRMSASMERLDQHADHRVQVLEQDISTIRSVLNEEIRQRLHLITDVGNIRKHNQVVEDWTRDTDESINELRRQLEEEGAQRVFATEQNQVDTQYCCNITQSLKDQVELKLDDMQQHINQLSADVSYHQNQLNDNIIKLEELVFENERLNRDKFVQIEQFLQEINDDIKTKLGTSSDFATSKQATLDYEVKNVKSIVCETVERIDKMNVIVQDLDKSLHQTMQNISDIENQLAMQQRIASVQNIRGHLIWRIKDYSKKLEEAKQYDTILHSAMFSNKAFGYALRLDIYLNGKGTWKGRNLIACLNVLSGEYDPLLNWPCRLQAEIIIRDQCSIPLESQDYVKTIYVRKKSDDYIQSNQYFHIPHKVITSRNYLRNDSLFVEVKVIK
- the LOC117781520 gene encoding annexin B11 isoform X2, translating into MYPFGTPTLVPAQGFDPVKDAHDLRKAMKGFGTDEDKLIEIICRRNNEQRQEIQRQYKTHFGKDLIEDIKSETSGNFEKLLVGLLRPIVDYYCAELNDAMAGLGTDEEVLIEILCTLSNMEIHTIKHQYLRLYGAHLESELKSETSGNFKRLLTSLCTAARDESGRVDVNMAKDDARELLKAGELRVGTDESMFNMILCQRNYQQLKLIFQEYENMTGHSLEKAIKKEFSGDIMEGLIAIYKCVTNKSEYFASRLHKSMAGIGTNDKQLIRVIITRCEIDLADIKTAFERLYGKSLKSWIKGDTSGHYKHALYALVGEQRSS